From Amphiprion ocellaris isolate individual 3 ecotype Okinawa chromosome 2, ASM2253959v1, whole genome shotgun sequence, a single genomic window includes:
- the LOC111582129 gene encoding LOW QUALITY PROTEIN: nicotinate phosphoribosyltransferase (The sequence of the model RefSeq protein was modified relative to this genomic sequence to represent the inferred CDS: deleted 2 bases in 2 codons) — MAAPSRNTCGLTERSVRERVPPLLNDLYQFTMAYAYWRAGRHQEPAVFELFFRDNPFGGGFSLFAGLHDCLLFLRSFRFSDEDVEFLRSVLPPATDPAFFQFLRGLDCSGVTVRSVPEGTVVFARVPLMEVAGPLAVVQLLETSLLCLVNYASLVCSNAARFRLAAGPRRRLLEMGLRRAQGPDGGLTASRYTHIGGFDLTSNVQAGFLFGIPVAGTMAHSYVTSFNSLEEVWPQTLAAANGDPEPVDVISLTKGWLSRVCELLGAEPEKIREGELAAFLSYAVAYPQNFLPVIDSYSVGCSGLLNFCAVALTLCELGHRPVGVRLDSGDLCKQSVDVRRVFRLCSEHFSIPAFDSLIIVGTNNISEQSLAELNKKENEISMVGVGTHLVTCTKQPSLGCVYKLVEVRGRPRMKISEDPEKSTVPGRKAVYRLVDADGHPFLDLLCLAVEPPPEAGLPLSCYPLGCDNSAVSVTPAQVTCLRQEVFTKGQVTQPLCSTAETRAKVQSSLQTLHPRHKRLQEPDSYTVALSEKLHNLITEIQRGSSNNSNFLLAN; from the exons ATGGCAGCGCCGTCCAGGAACACTTGCGGGCTTACGGAGCGCTCTGTCCGGGAGCGGGTCCCGCCGCTGCTCAACGACCTCTACCAGTTCACCATGGCGTACGCGTACTGGCGGGCCGGCCGGCACCAGGAGCCCGCCGTGTTCGAGCTCTTCTTCAGGGACAACCCCTTCGGCGGAGGTTTCTCGCTGTTCGCAGGTCTGCACGACTGTCTGCTGTTCCTGCGCAGCTTTCGCTTCTCGGACGAAG ATGTTGAGTTCCTGCGTTCGGTCCTACCTCCGGCCACCGACCCAGCCTTCTTCCAGTTCCTCCGAGGCCTCGACTGTTCGGGTGTAACAGTCCGCTCCGTCCCAGAGGGCACCGTGGTGTTTGCCAGG GTGCCTCTCATGGAGGTGGCTGGTCCGCTGGCTGTGGTTCAACTGCTTGAGACCAGTTTACTATGTCTCGTCAACTACGCTAG CCTGGTGTGCAGCAACGCCGCCCGTTTCCGCCTGGCTGCAGGCCCcaggaggaggctgctggagaTGGGCCTGAGGAGGGCTCAGGGACCAGACGGAGGACTCACTGCCTCACGATACACACACATCGGAG GCTTTGATCTCACCAGTAACGTTCAGGCTGGTTTTCTGTTTGGGATCCCTGTCGCCGGGACCATGGCACACTCATACGTCACTTCCTTTAACTCCCTGGAGGAGGTGTGGCCACAA ACCCTCGCAGCAGCGAACGGGGATCCAGAGCCGGTCGATGTCATTTCTCTAACGAAAGGCTGGCTGAGTCGTGTGTGTGAGCTTCTGGGAGCAGAGCCTGAGAAGATCCGGGAGGGCGAGTTGGCTGCTTTTTTGTCTTACGCCGTCGCTTATCCCCAGAACTTCCTccctgtgattgacagctacaGTGTTGGCTG TAGCGGCCTGCTGAACTTCTGCGCTGTGGCTTTAACACTGTGTGAGCTGGGCCACAGGCCTGTAGGAGTTCGTCTGGACAGCGGGGACCTCTGCAAGCAGTCTGTCGATGTCCGTCGTGTCTTCAGACTCTGCAGTGAgca TTTTTCCATCCCTGCTTTTGATTCTCTGATCATCGTTGGGACAAACAACATCTCAGAGCAAAGCCTGGCCGAACTGAACAAGAAG GAGAATGAGATCAGCATGGTTGGTGTTGGAACACATCTGGTGACTTGCACAAAACAACCGTCTCTGGGCTGTGTGTATAAG CTGGTGGAGGTGAGAGGAAGGCCCAGGATGAAGATCAGTGAGGACCCGGAGAAAAGCACTGTTCCTGGGAGAAAAGCTGTCTACCGGCTAGTAGATGCCGACG GCCATCCGTTTCTGGACCTGCTGTGTCTGGCGGTGGAGCCTCCACCAGAGGCTGGACTCCCACTGAGCTGTTACCCTCTGGGGTGTGATAACTCTGCTGTCTCCGTCACTCCAGCTCAGGTCACATGTCTGCGTCAGGAAGTGTTCACCAAAGGACAG GTGACACAGCCTCTGTGCAGCACT GCAGAAACTAGAGCAAAGGTCCAGAGTTCCCTGCAGACTCTGCATCCTCGACATAAGAGGCTGCAGGAGCCAGACTCTTACACA gtggcgctgtcaGAGAAACTCCACAACTTGATCACAGAGATCCAAAGAGGCAGc agcaacaacagcaacttTCTCTTAGCCAACTAA
- the LOC111582131 gene encoding UPF0598 protein C8orf82 homolog: MLFLRTAALSSRALTALRSLPVGYTASRSTATYVQGQSPEPRIREYFYYIDHQGQLFLDDTKVKNFVTCFKDKQFLVFFFSRLRFNQSGRYEEDFPFLSLCGRERNFLRCDDRPVVFTHLLQSPAGPQGIMGEQELLSYCGGAEKLCVPFRPEALFMHPISGRVYHPCSERSGGVGLVRSALAIELSPFFVYVHESGQSGQPTHFLWRGQKHTLTNELAGCLPTAEEGSGQHGELG; the protein is encoded by the exons ATGTTGTTCCTCCGGACTGCGGCTCTGAGCTCCAGAGCTCTGACCGCTCTGCGCAGCCTGCCCGTCGGCTACACAGCCTCCAGAAGCACCGCTACGTACGTCCAGGGCCAGAGCCCCGAACCACGCATCAGAGAATACTTCTACTATATCGACCATCAGGGACAG CTTTTCCTTGATGACACTAAAGTGAAAAACTTTGTCACCTGCTTTAAAG ATAAACAGTTCCTGGTCTTCTTCTTCAGTCGGCTGCGTTTCAATCAGAGCGGCCGTTATGAGGAGGACTTCCCCTTCCTATCTCTGTGCGGCAGGGAGAGGAACTTCCTGCGCTGCGATGACCGACCTGTGGTCTTCACCCACCTGCTACAGAGCCCCGCAGGGCCACAGGGCATCATGGGAGAGCAGGAGCTGCTGTCGTACTGCGGCGGTGCGGAGAAGCTCTGCGTCCCGTTCCGCCCAGAGGCTCTGTTCATGCATCCTATCAGCGGACGAGTTTATCACCCCTGCTCAGAGCGCTCAGGAGGGGTTGGCCTGGTCAGGTCGGCTCTGGCCATCGAGCTCAGCCCGTTCTTTGTTTACGTGCATGAAAGTGGCCAATCAGGACAGCCTACACACTTTCTTTGGAGAGGACAGAAGCACACACTGACCAATGAGCTCGCAGGATGCCTCCCTACAGCAGAGGAGGGCAGTGGGCAGCATGGAGAACTAGGATAA